From Panicum hallii strain FIL2 chromosome 2, PHallii_v3.1, whole genome shotgun sequence, a single genomic window includes:
- the LOC112882837 gene encoding ubiquitin carboxyl-terminal hydrolase 8 isoform X2, whose amino-acid sequence MATAATASHPASASTSGRDALAAASSSPVAVCLVPFRWWARVREEEAAGGVRYAATAAASPSYYGLRLLHSFLHPDLVLRLERGDGRAGGGAGGAAGGRSYALVPADELSRALARQNSGFGLQNKHSFAGDSAGAYPLVLRISVRETSILTLKISKKDNPVENYKRANKIFNVDSQPVHVWDFSGQTNLILMNEWNKLHHDCCPADQENLLEVQVYAMSDSLTSKIGGTNKENSLDLDAHSYNRSFGRAGSMGLIGLENLGNTCFMNSSIQCLAHTPMLVDYFLGDYTRNINRTNPLGLNGELALAFGELLRSLWTTDRKPVAPHNFKEKIACFAPQFSGFNQHDSQELLAFLLDGLHEDLNQVKCKPYEEAKDASGRPDEEVADEYWSNHLARNDSVIVDTCHGQYKSTLTCPTCSKRSVTFDPFMYLSLPVPSTAKRAMTVTVFSTDGSREPCSYDVNVPKFGTLSDLVQALSIACLLGDDEILLVAEVYNNCILRYLEEPSDSVSLLRDGDKLAAYRLPKKYEKSPLVIFTHQHFDEHSTGDNLTPQKKEFEAPLLAVLPERVNGLSLHNIYLKLLNPFQLSKRASSLNGSAGSNVDSADLMDGTPSDSGSNFQDIQLEDDPGSSKCSTNECEITNAPDELYDGGAADPNKERRVEDFEFYLRNERGDVQQQKIEINELDLLETIPSRLHVNVHWQQNASIQYAASMLNSLPEINKLELTPKGTEDSVALHGCLEAFLKEEPLGPEDMWKHQQAMKKLDLWRLPEVLVIHLKRFSYTQFTRNKLETFVDFPTTDLDLSSYIADKSEQPSSHYCLYAISNHYGNMGGGHYTASIYHEEGKGWYKFDDDCVTPISENSIKTPAAYVLFYRRQ is encoded by the exons atggccaccgccgccaccgcctcgcatccggcctccgcctccacctccggccgcgacgcgctcgccgcggcctcctcctcccccgtcGCCGTCTGCCTCGTCCCCTTCAG GTGGTGGGCGCGAgtgcgggaggaggaggcggcgggcggggtgcGGTACGCGGCCACCGCCGCGGCCTCGCCCTCCTACTACGGCCTCCGGTTGCTCCACAGCTTCCTGCACCCGGATCTCGTCCTGCGCCTCGAGCGCGGGGAcggccgcgcgggcggcggcgcaggcggggCCGCGGGGGGACGCAGCTACGCGCTCGTCCCGGCCGACGAGCTCTCCAGGGCGCTCGCCAG GCAGAACTCAGGTTTTGGTTTGCAAAATAAGCATTCATTTGCTGGAGACAGTGCTGGTGCTTATCCTTTGGTGCTTAGGATATCTGTCCGAGAAACAAGTATTTTGACACTGAAGATTAGCAAAAAG GACAATCCAGTTGAGAACTACAAACGAGCAAACAAAATTTTCAATGTTGATTCTCAACCA GTTCATGTTTGGGATTTTTCAGGGCAGACAAATCTAATATTAATGAATGAATGGAATAAGCTACATCATGACTGTTGCCCTGCAGATCAAGAG AATCTTCTAGAAGTACAAGTCTATGCAATGTCTGATTCCTTAACATCCAAAATCGGAGGTACCAACAAAGAAAATTCATTAGATTTGGATGCTCATTCGTACAACAGAAGCTTTGGAAGAGCTGGTTCTATGGGGTTAATAGGATTGGAGAATCTTGGAAATACTTGCTTTATGAACAGCTCGATCCAATGTTTGGCTCACACGCCAATGCTTGTTGATTATTTCCTTGGTGATTATACCAGAAATATAAATCGTACTAATCCATTGGGATTGAAT GGTGAACTTGCTTTGGCGTTTGGAGAATTGTTGAGGAGCTTATGGACCACTGACAGAAAGCCAGTTGCACCACATAATTTCAAGGAAAAGATTGCCTGTTTTGCTCCTCAGTTCAGTGGCTTTAATCAGCATGATTCACAGGAGCTTCTTGCTTTTTTATTGGATGGTCTCCATGAAGATCTTAATCAGGTTAAGTGTAAACCGTATGAAGAAGCAAAGGATGCAAGTGGCCGTCCTGACGAAGAAGTAGCAGATGAGTACTGGAGCAACCATTTAGCTCGAAATGATTCTGTGATAGTTGACACCTGCCAT GGGCAATACAAATCTACATTAACTTGTCCTACTTGCAGTAAAAGATCTGTCACTTTTGACCCATTTATGTACTTGTCTTTGCCCGTACCTTCCACGGCAAAGAGGGCAATGACGGTAACAGTTTTCAGCACTGATGGTAGCAGAGAACCTTGCTCATATGATGTCAATGTGCCAAAGTTTGGGACTCTTAGTGATCTTGTTCAGGCTTTAAGCATCGCTTGCTTACTTGGAGATGACGAGATCCTgcttgttgcggag GTCTATAATAACTGTATCCTTCGATACCTGGAGGAACCTTCTGATTCAGTTTCACTGCTGAGGGATGGGGATAAACTGGCAGCATACCGGCTACctaaaaaatatgagaaatcCCCACTTGTGATTTTTACACACCAGCATTTTGATGA GCATTCTACTGGTGATAATTTAACTCCACAAAAGAAGGAATTTGAGGCCCCACTTTTGGCAGTGCTTCCAGAGAGAGTCAATGGATTATCCCTTCATAATATCTACCTGAAATTGCTGAATCCGTTCCAACTTTCCAAGAGGGCTAGTTCACTTAATGGTTCTGCAGGGTCTAATGTTGACTCTGCTGACCTGATGGATGGAACGCCTTCTGATTCAGGCAGTAATTTTCAGGACATTCAATTGGAAGATGACCCTGGAAGCAGTAAATGCAGTACTAATGAATGTGAAATAACAAATGCACCCGATGAGTTATATGATGGGGGTGCAGCTGATCCTAACAAGGAAAGGAGAGTGGAAGATTTTGAATTTTATTTAAGAAATGAAAGGGGTGATGTCCAGCAGCAGAAAATAGAAATCAATGAGCTTGATTTACTGGAGACAATACCAAGCCGGTTGCATGTGAATGTCCACTGGCAACAAAATGCGTCAATACAGTATGCTGCCTCAATGCTGAACAGTCTACCTGAGATTAACAAGCTTGAGCTTACCCCGAAAGGAACTGAAGATTCTGTTGCACTACATGGCTGTCTGGAAGCCTTTCTGAAAGAGGAACCATTGGGCCCAGAGGACATGTG GAAGCATCAACAAGCGATGAAGAAATTGGATCTCTGGAGGCTGCCTGAAGTCCTGGTGATCCACCTCAAAAGGTTCTCGTACACTCAGTTCACAAGAAACAAGCTCGAGACATTCGTTGACTTCCCCACCACTGATTTGGATCTGTCATCATACATTGCTGACAAGAGCGAGCAGCCAAGCAGCCATTATTGCTTGTATGCCATTAGCAACCACTACGGAAACATGGGAGGGGGCCATTACACCGCCAGCATCTAT CACGAGGAAGGTAAAGGATGGTATAAGTTTGATGATGACTGCGTAACTCCTATAAGTGAAAACAGCATAAAGACGCCAGCGGCTTACGTGCTGTTCTACAGACGACAGTGA
- the LOC112882837 gene encoding ubiquitin carboxyl-terminal hydrolase 8 isoform X1, with the protein MATAATASHPASASTSGRDALAAASSSPVAVCLVPFRWWARVREEEAAGGVRYAATAAASPSYYGLRLLHSFLHPDLVLRLERGDGRAGGGAGGAAGGRSYALVPADELSRALARQNSGFGLQNKHSFAGDSAGAYPLVLRISVRETSILTLKISKKDNPVENYKRANKIFNVDSQPVHVWDFSGQTNLILMNEWNKLHHDCCPADQENLLEVQVYAMSDSLTSKIGGTNKENSLDLDAHSYNRSFGRAGSMGLIGLENLGNTCFMNSSIQCLAHTPMLVDYFLGDYTRNINRTNPLGLNGELALAFGELLRSLWTTDRKPVAPHNFKEKIACFAPQFSGFNQHDSQELLAFLLDGLHEDLNQVKCKPYEEAKDASGRPDEEVADEYWSNHLARNDSVIVDTCHGQYKSTLTCPTCSKRSVTFDPFMYLSLPVPSTAKRAMTVTVFSTDGSREPCSYDVNVPKFGTLSDLVQALSIACLLGDDEILLVAEVYNNCILRYLEEPSDSVSLLRDGDKLAAYRLPKKYEKSPLVIFTHQHFDEHSTGDNLTPQKKEFEAPLLAVLPERVNGLSLHNIYLKLLNPFQLSKRASSLNGSAGSNVDSADLMDGTPSDSGSNFQDIQLEDDPGSSKCSTNECEITNAPDELYDGGAADPNKERRVEDFEFYLRNERGDVQQQKIEINELDLLETIPSRLHVNVHWQQNASIQYAASMLNSLPEINKLELTPKGTEDSVALHGCLEAFLKEEPLGPEDMWYCPCCRKHQQAMKKLDLWRLPEVLVIHLKRFSYTQFTRNKLETFVDFPTTDLDLSSYIADKSEQPSSHYCLYAISNHYGNMGGGHYTASIYHEEGKGWYKFDDDCVTPISENSIKTPAAYVLFYRRQ; encoded by the exons atggccaccgccgccaccgcctcgcatccggcctccgcctccacctccggccgcgacgcgctcgccgcggcctcctcctcccccgtcGCCGTCTGCCTCGTCCCCTTCAG GTGGTGGGCGCGAgtgcgggaggaggaggcggcgggcggggtgcGGTACGCGGCCACCGCCGCGGCCTCGCCCTCCTACTACGGCCTCCGGTTGCTCCACAGCTTCCTGCACCCGGATCTCGTCCTGCGCCTCGAGCGCGGGGAcggccgcgcgggcggcggcgcaggcggggCCGCGGGGGGACGCAGCTACGCGCTCGTCCCGGCCGACGAGCTCTCCAGGGCGCTCGCCAG GCAGAACTCAGGTTTTGGTTTGCAAAATAAGCATTCATTTGCTGGAGACAGTGCTGGTGCTTATCCTTTGGTGCTTAGGATATCTGTCCGAGAAACAAGTATTTTGACACTGAAGATTAGCAAAAAG GACAATCCAGTTGAGAACTACAAACGAGCAAACAAAATTTTCAATGTTGATTCTCAACCA GTTCATGTTTGGGATTTTTCAGGGCAGACAAATCTAATATTAATGAATGAATGGAATAAGCTACATCATGACTGTTGCCCTGCAGATCAAGAG AATCTTCTAGAAGTACAAGTCTATGCAATGTCTGATTCCTTAACATCCAAAATCGGAGGTACCAACAAAGAAAATTCATTAGATTTGGATGCTCATTCGTACAACAGAAGCTTTGGAAGAGCTGGTTCTATGGGGTTAATAGGATTGGAGAATCTTGGAAATACTTGCTTTATGAACAGCTCGATCCAATGTTTGGCTCACACGCCAATGCTTGTTGATTATTTCCTTGGTGATTATACCAGAAATATAAATCGTACTAATCCATTGGGATTGAAT GGTGAACTTGCTTTGGCGTTTGGAGAATTGTTGAGGAGCTTATGGACCACTGACAGAAAGCCAGTTGCACCACATAATTTCAAGGAAAAGATTGCCTGTTTTGCTCCTCAGTTCAGTGGCTTTAATCAGCATGATTCACAGGAGCTTCTTGCTTTTTTATTGGATGGTCTCCATGAAGATCTTAATCAGGTTAAGTGTAAACCGTATGAAGAAGCAAAGGATGCAAGTGGCCGTCCTGACGAAGAAGTAGCAGATGAGTACTGGAGCAACCATTTAGCTCGAAATGATTCTGTGATAGTTGACACCTGCCAT GGGCAATACAAATCTACATTAACTTGTCCTACTTGCAGTAAAAGATCTGTCACTTTTGACCCATTTATGTACTTGTCTTTGCCCGTACCTTCCACGGCAAAGAGGGCAATGACGGTAACAGTTTTCAGCACTGATGGTAGCAGAGAACCTTGCTCATATGATGTCAATGTGCCAAAGTTTGGGACTCTTAGTGATCTTGTTCAGGCTTTAAGCATCGCTTGCTTACTTGGAGATGACGAGATCCTgcttgttgcggag GTCTATAATAACTGTATCCTTCGATACCTGGAGGAACCTTCTGATTCAGTTTCACTGCTGAGGGATGGGGATAAACTGGCAGCATACCGGCTACctaaaaaatatgagaaatcCCCACTTGTGATTTTTACACACCAGCATTTTGATGA GCATTCTACTGGTGATAATTTAACTCCACAAAAGAAGGAATTTGAGGCCCCACTTTTGGCAGTGCTTCCAGAGAGAGTCAATGGATTATCCCTTCATAATATCTACCTGAAATTGCTGAATCCGTTCCAACTTTCCAAGAGGGCTAGTTCACTTAATGGTTCTGCAGGGTCTAATGTTGACTCTGCTGACCTGATGGATGGAACGCCTTCTGATTCAGGCAGTAATTTTCAGGACATTCAATTGGAAGATGACCCTGGAAGCAGTAAATGCAGTACTAATGAATGTGAAATAACAAATGCACCCGATGAGTTATATGATGGGGGTGCAGCTGATCCTAACAAGGAAAGGAGAGTGGAAGATTTTGAATTTTATTTAAGAAATGAAAGGGGTGATGTCCAGCAGCAGAAAATAGAAATCAATGAGCTTGATTTACTGGAGACAATACCAAGCCGGTTGCATGTGAATGTCCACTGGCAACAAAATGCGTCAATACAGTATGCTGCCTCAATGCTGAACAGTCTACCTGAGATTAACAAGCTTGAGCTTACCCCGAAAGGAACTGAAGATTCTGTTGCACTACATGGCTGTCTGGAAGCCTTTCTGAAAGAGGAACCATTGGGCCCAGAGGACATGTG GTACTGCCCTTGCTGCAGGAAGCATCAACAAGCGATGAAGAAATTGGATCTCTGGAGGCTGCCTGAAGTCCTGGTGATCCACCTCAAAAGGTTCTCGTACACTCAGTTCACAAGAAACAAGCTCGAGACATTCGTTGACTTCCCCACCACTGATTTGGATCTGTCATCATACATTGCTGACAAGAGCGAGCAGCCAAGCAGCCATTATTGCTTGTATGCCATTAGCAACCACTACGGAAACATGGGAGGGGGCCATTACACCGCCAGCATCTAT CACGAGGAAGGTAAAGGATGGTATAAGTTTGATGATGACTGCGTAACTCCTATAAGTGAAAACAGCATAAAGACGCCAGCGGCTTACGTGCTGTTCTACAGACGACAGTGA